Proteins from a genomic interval of Schaalia odontolytica:
- the polA gene encoding DNA polymerase I yields MASRVSCVSDTVLIIDGHSMAFRAFYALPPENFVTATGQHTNAVYGFVSMLARLLETEKPTHVAVAFDVSRHSFRTEEYPEYKGTRDATPEEFKGQVELIREVLDAMGIVALSREGFEADDILATLAYQAGHEGASVLVVSGDRDTFQTVTQNVTVLYPGTGPGDLRRMTPEAIEAKYGVPPHRYPEIAAIVGETSDNLPGVPGVGPKTAAQWINRFDGLDNLLERAHEIGGKRGAALREHTDDVVRNRRLNRLVTDMDLGLTRADLVRRATDVAAVDRLFDALEFGRLRAKVREVSGVGMGQGEPEEATDAVAEEQQVDVCLADPSSDVSRWLNERARLALLVEGDMRPTRGEVTRFVFATDKQALVLDPTELTPAQDRAVAEALASTRLVVHDAKGVRHALASRGWTLGEVAFDTMLAAYLAHPDQRSHKLTDVVARILGIEVSEAADEGALFDMDESEEGPTGAEMRAGRIAAQLIPLAERLRRTLEESKELGLLSDMEMPLARLLGDMEATGIGVDTGVLSDLSAELGADVEKARRGAWEAAGREVNLSSPKQLQELLFDHFALPKTKKTKTGYTTNAEALADLWAKTEASGGAGHRFLGYLLAHRDRIKLKQMVDSLIATVGADERIHTTFSQVAAATGRLASSDPNLQNIPARSPDGMRIRGAFTPGPGYASLMSADYSQIEMRLMAHLSGDKALIEAFNSGEDLHRTMASMVFGTPVEQVSGEERSRIKATSYGLAYGLSSYGLAAQLGIAVPEAAALRDRYFERFGKVRDYLEGLVAQARADGYTETMFGRRRYLPDLRSSNRQRREMAERAALNAPIQGSAADIVKIAMMNVASALANEGLATRLLVQIHDELLLEIAPGEADVAEKLVRERMEGAVALSVPLDVAVGVGASWQLAAH; encoded by the coding sequence ATGGCATCTAGGGTGTCATGTGTGAGCGATACCGTGCTGATTATTGATGGTCATTCGATGGCGTTTCGCGCCTTCTATGCGCTTCCGCCCGAGAACTTCGTGACGGCCACCGGCCAGCATACGAACGCGGTTTACGGCTTCGTGTCAATGCTCGCCAGGTTGCTCGAGACAGAGAAGCCGACCCATGTCGCCGTGGCATTCGATGTGTCCAGGCACTCATTCCGCACCGAGGAGTACCCGGAATACAAGGGAACCCGGGACGCGACGCCGGAAGAGTTTAAGGGGCAGGTGGAACTCATACGCGAGGTCTTGGACGCGATGGGGATCGTGGCGCTGTCTCGAGAGGGATTCGAGGCCGACGACATCCTGGCGACGCTGGCCTACCAAGCCGGTCACGAGGGTGCTTCGGTGCTGGTCGTCTCCGGCGACCGCGACACCTTCCAAACGGTGACCCAGAACGTCACCGTGCTCTACCCGGGGACAGGGCCCGGGGACCTGCGGCGCATGACTCCCGAAGCCATCGAGGCCAAGTATGGGGTGCCTCCGCATCGCTACCCCGAGATTGCGGCGATCGTCGGCGAGACCTCCGACAACCTGCCGGGCGTGCCCGGGGTCGGCCCCAAGACCGCAGCCCAGTGGATCAATCGCTTCGATGGCCTCGACAACCTCCTGGAACGCGCTCACGAAATCGGGGGCAAGCGCGGGGCTGCCCTGCGCGAGCACACGGATGACGTCGTGCGCAACCGACGCTTGAACAGGCTCGTCACGGACATGGACCTCGGCCTGACTCGCGCCGATCTGGTGCGGCGCGCCACCGATGTCGCGGCGGTCGATCGTCTCTTTGATGCGCTTGAGTTTGGTCGGCTGCGCGCCAAGGTGCGCGAGGTGTCGGGCGTCGGCATGGGACAAGGCGAGCCGGAGGAGGCCACGGACGCCGTTGCCGAGGAGCAGCAGGTCGACGTTTGCCTCGCTGATCCGTCGAGCGACGTGAGCCGGTGGCTGAACGAGCGTGCCCGCCTCGCCCTCCTGGTCGAGGGCGACATGCGACCGACCCGCGGCGAGGTGACGCGCTTCGTATTCGCCACCGACAAGCAGGCCCTCGTCCTCGACCCGACTGAGCTCACCCCCGCACAGGACCGAGCCGTTGCCGAGGCGCTGGCCTCAACCCGGCTGGTTGTCCACGACGCCAAGGGAGTTCGCCACGCGCTCGCGTCGCGAGGCTGGACCCTCGGGGAGGTTGCCTTCGACACGATGCTCGCGGCCTATCTTGCTCACCCGGACCAACGCTCTCACAAGCTCACGGACGTCGTGGCGCGCATCCTCGGCATCGAGGTGAGCGAGGCGGCGGATGAGGGAGCGCTCTTCGACATGGACGAGAGCGAGGAGGGCCCCACGGGCGCCGAAATGCGAGCCGGCCGCATCGCCGCTCAACTGATCCCGCTCGCTGAGCGGTTGCGCCGCACGCTCGAGGAAAGCAAGGAGCTGGGCCTCCTGAGCGATATGGAGATGCCGCTGGCCCGGCTCCTGGGGGACATGGAGGCAACCGGGATCGGCGTGGACACCGGGGTGCTGAGCGACCTCTCGGCAGAACTCGGCGCAGACGTCGAGAAGGCGCGCCGCGGGGCCTGGGAGGCCGCCGGACGCGAGGTGAACCTATCGAGCCCGAAACAGCTCCAAGAGCTTCTCTTCGACCACTTCGCGCTGCCCAAGACCAAGAAAACGAAGACCGGCTACACAACGAACGCCGAGGCCCTCGCCGACCTGTGGGCGAAGACCGAGGCCAGCGGGGGAGCGGGGCACCGCTTCCTCGGCTACCTGCTCGCCCACCGCGACCGCATCAAGCTCAAGCAGATGGTCGACTCCCTAATTGCCACCGTCGGTGCCGACGAGCGCATCCACACGACCTTCTCGCAGGTTGCCGCCGCGACCGGCCGCCTGGCCTCCTCGGACCCGAATCTGCAGAACATTCCCGCGCGCAGCCCCGACGGCATGCGCATTCGCGGAGCCTTCACTCCCGGGCCGGGCTACGCCTCGCTCATGAGCGCCGACTACTCTCAGATCGAAATGCGACTCATGGCGCACCTGTCGGGCGACAAGGCTCTCATCGAGGCTTTTAACTCGGGCGAGGACCTGCACAGGACCATGGCCTCCATGGTCTTCGGTACGCCGGTCGAGCAGGTGAGCGGGGAGGAACGTTCTCGGATCAAGGCCACCTCCTACGGCCTTGCCTATGGGCTCTCCTCCTATGGCCTGGCCGCCCAGCTCGGCATCGCGGTCCCGGAGGCCGCCGCTTTGCGCGACCGATACTTCGAACGCTTCGGGAAGGTGCGCGACTATCTTGAGGGCCTGGTCGCACAGGCCCGAGCCGACGGGTACACCGAGACGATGTTCGGACGACGCCGCTACCTCCCGGACCTGCGGTCGTCGAATCGGCAGCGACGTGAGATGGCCGAGCGTGCGGCCCTGAACGCACCCATTCAGGGAAGCGCCGCCGACATCGTCAAGATCGCGATGATGAACGTGGCCTCGGCGCTGGCAAACGAGGGACTTGCCACGAGGCTCCTCGTGCAGATCCACGACGAACTACTCCTTGAGATCGCCCCGGGTGAAGCCGATGTGGCGGAGAAGCTGGTGCGCGAGCGCATGGAAGGGGCCGTCGCCCTCTCGGTGCCGCTTGACGTGGCCGTCGGTGTCGGAGCGTCGTGGCAGCTGGCTGCCCACTAG